One Coccinella septempunctata chromosome 1, icCocSept1.1, whole genome shotgun sequence DNA window includes the following coding sequences:
- the LOC123308452 gene encoding potassium voltage-gated channel protein Shaker isoform X7 has product MYVNQPECAVINIFILTFDITNGKMKTHCCEIALDAIFSRKRNNRSLPKLSSQEEDGHTPHSQFTGVAHFEPIPHDHDFCERVVINVSGLRFETQLRTLNQFPDTLLGDPARRIRYFDPLRNEYFFDRNRPSFDAILYYYQSGGRLRRPVNVPLDVFSEEIKFYELGELAINKFREDEGFIKEEEKPLPSHEMQRNVWLLFEYPESSQAARVVAIISVCVILLSIVIFCLETLPQFKHYKVFNTTTNSTKIEEDEVPEITDPFFLIETICIVWFTFELSVRFLACPNKLHFFRDLMNFIDIIAIIPYFITLATVIAEGKDTLNLPRAPVAPTDKSTNQAMSLAILRVIRLVRVFRIFKLSRHSKGLQILGRTLKASMRELGLLIFFLFIGVVLFSSAVYFAEAGSENSFFKSIPDAFWWAVVTMTTVGYGDMTYDAGRSLGQDRWFPVCDRWRADHRPSSACDRLQLQLLLSS; this is encoded by the exons ATGTACGTGAATCAGCCAGAATGTGCGgttataaatatttttattttgactTTCGATATTACAAACGGAAAAATGAAGACTCATTGCTGTGAAATCGCTCTGGACGCTATATTCTCAAGAAAACGTAACAACCG GTCGCTGCCCAAGCTCAGCAGCCAGGAAGAGGACGGGCACACCCCCCACTCCCAGTTCACTGGCGTAGCCCACTTTGAGCCTATCCCGCATGATCACGACTTCTGTGAGAGGGTTGTGATAAAC GTGAGTGGTCTGCGTTTCGAGACGCAGCTACGCACGCTGAACCAGTTTCCTGACACGCTGCTGGGCGATCCTGCACGTCGCATCCGCTACTTCGACCCTCTGCGTAACGAGTACTTCTTCGACCGCAACCGGCCCTCCTTCGATGCCATCCTGTATTACTACCAGAGCGGCGGCCGACTTAGACGCCCCGTCAATGTACCCCTGGACGTTTTTTCCGAGGAGATCAAGTTCTACGAGCTGGGCGAGCTGGCCATCAATAAATTTAGAGAG gaCGAAGGCTTCATCAAAGAGGAGGAAAAACCACTACCATCGCACGAGATGCAGCGAAACGTGTGGCTGCTGTTCGAATATCCAGAATCGTCACAGGCGGCCCGGGTCGTCGCCATCATCTCCGTCTGCGTCATCCTGCTCTCAATCGTCATATTCTGTCTGGAGACGCTGCCACAGTTCAAGCACTATAAAGTTTTCAACACGACCACGAATAGTACCAAGATCGAGGAGGACGAGGTTCCCGAAATCACCGACCCCTTCTTCCTCATCGAGACTATCTGCATCGTCTGGTTCACCTTTGAACTCTCCGTGCGCTTCCTGGCTTGTCCCAACAAACTGCATTTCTTCCGGGACCTCAT GAACTTTATCGATATCATCGCCATCATTCCGTATTTCATAACTCTGGCAACAGTAATCGCAGAAGGGAAAGACACGTTGAATCTGCCCCGTGCTCCGGTCGCGCCAACGGACAAGAGTACGAACCAGGCGATGTCCCTGGCTATTTTGAGGGTGATAAGGCTTGTGCGCGTCTTCCGAATATTCAAGCTTAGCCGGCATAGCAAAGGCTTGCAAATTTTAGGCCGAACACTCAAAGCCAGTATGCGTGAACTCGGCCTGCTCATCTTCTTCCTATTCATAG GTGTCGTGCTGTTCTCGAGTGCCGTCTACTTCGCAGAGGCGGGCTCAGAGAATTCCTTCTTCAAGTCCATCCCAGACGCGTTCTGGTGGGCAGTGGTCACCATGACGACCGTGGGCTACGGCGACATGACGTATGAT
- the LOC123308452 gene encoding potassium voltage-gated channel protein Shaker isoform X8 — protein sequence MYVNQPECAVINIFILTFDITNGKMKTHCCEIALDAIFSRKRNNRSLPKLSSQEEDGHTPHSQFTGVAHFEPIPHDHDFCERVVINVSGLRFETQLRTLNQFPDTLLGDPARRIRYFDPLRNEYFFDRNRPSFDAILYYYQSGGRLRRPVNVPLDVFSEEIKFYELGELAINKFREDEGFIKEEEKPLPSHEMQRNVWLLFEYPESSQAARVVAIISVCVILLSIVIFCLETLPQFKHYKVFNTTTNSTKIEEDEVPEITDPFFLIETICIVWFTFELSVRFLACPNKLHFFRDLMNFIDIIAIIPYFITLATVIAEGKDTLNLPRAPVAPTDKSTNQAMSLAILRVIRLVRVFRIFKLSRHSKGLQILGRTLKASMRELGLLIFFLFIGRSESGARSLVPCVRSLAC from the exons ATGTACGTGAATCAGCCAGAATGTGCGgttataaatatttttattttgactTTCGATATTACAAACGGAAAAATGAAGACTCATTGCTGTGAAATCGCTCTGGACGCTATATTCTCAAGAAAACGTAACAACCG GTCGCTGCCCAAGCTCAGCAGCCAGGAAGAGGACGGGCACACCCCCCACTCCCAGTTCACTGGCGTAGCCCACTTTGAGCCTATCCCGCATGATCACGACTTCTGTGAGAGGGTTGTGATAAAC GTGAGTGGTCTGCGTTTCGAGACGCAGCTACGCACGCTGAACCAGTTTCCTGACACGCTGCTGGGCGATCCTGCACGTCGCATCCGCTACTTCGACCCTCTGCGTAACGAGTACTTCTTCGACCGCAACCGGCCCTCCTTCGATGCCATCCTGTATTACTACCAGAGCGGCGGCCGACTTAGACGCCCCGTCAATGTACCCCTGGACGTTTTTTCCGAGGAGATCAAGTTCTACGAGCTGGGCGAGCTGGCCATCAATAAATTTAGAGAG gaCGAAGGCTTCATCAAAGAGGAGGAAAAACCACTACCATCGCACGAGATGCAGCGAAACGTGTGGCTGCTGTTCGAATATCCAGAATCGTCACAGGCGGCCCGGGTCGTCGCCATCATCTCCGTCTGCGTCATCCTGCTCTCAATCGTCATATTCTGTCTGGAGACGCTGCCACAGTTCAAGCACTATAAAGTTTTCAACACGACCACGAATAGTACCAAGATCGAGGAGGACGAGGTTCCCGAAATCACCGACCCCTTCTTCCTCATCGAGACTATCTGCATCGTCTGGTTCACCTTTGAACTCTCCGTGCGCTTCCTGGCTTGTCCCAACAAACTGCATTTCTTCCGGGACCTCAT GAACTTTATCGATATCATCGCCATCATTCCGTATTTCATAACTCTGGCAACAGTAATCGCAGAAGGGAAAGACACGTTGAATCTGCCCCGTGCTCCGGTCGCGCCAACGGACAAGAGTACGAACCAGGCGATGTCCCTGGCTATTTTGAGGGTGATAAGGCTTGTGCGCGTCTTCCGAATATTCAAGCTTAGCCGGCATAGCAAAGGCTTGCAAATTTTAGGCCGAACACTCAAAGCCAGTATGCGTGAACTCGGCCTGCTCATCTTCTTCCTATTCATAG